In the Caenorhabditis elegans chromosome X genome, one interval contains:
- the T19D7.7 gene encoding Lipase_GDSL domain-containing protein (Confirmed by transcript evidence) — protein sequence MKTKFISTLLILLCGLQIYVATDYDQYDYDWLTAKPIAEATTPVSTRAPDDDDVIVDQLDDRKAVKSEISGGFSNKKSFSCPHAKPMLHTGESVAQLSPEDIQIVGAMGDSLASGRGLWPFTDVEFRGAAFPIGGDANMDGLVTIPNILSQFGSNLEGISHGMGSKRALPDYQFNVAEIGAETEDLPQQALELVHRIQRYIGRSLKNKWALITIVTGSEEFCEKCEPPSRTSIRRALGVLRRGLPRALIVLLGPVHVASTYRQNINLMRPRCKCLEKMTGSNYRKLFDVWKRYFVEFETEFNVDNGTFGVLSIPSLAIHSRNPQTLLVPGKPLLNRKGHSYAAKWLWNRLIAGPNYNISLIALSEDTYYCPSIGCPYIRTVQNFKKCTIMKESEWQSKIAHLKEQKTGKQTRQEVIRTNLAGVILVILGLSLLSVSIFGTYFYCHGMKATKGRFDYGQTPEEGDAEKLEEK from the exons atgaaaactaaGTTTATTTCAACATTATTAATTTTACTTTGTGGACTGCAAATTTATGTGGCCACTGATTACGACCAGTACGATTATGACTGGTTAACTGCAAAGCCAATAGCAGAAGCTACAACACCTGTTTCAACAAGAGCtccagatgatgatgatgt aattgtcgACCAACTAGACGATCGAAAAGCAGtcaaaagtgaaatttctGGAGGGTTCTCGaacaagaaaagtttttcGTGTCCACATGCAAAGCCAATGTTGCATACG GGTGAGTCAGTTGCTCAATTATCTCCGGAAGATATTCAAATTGTAGGCGCAATGGGAGACTCGTTAgcg tcgGGACGTGGACTTTGGCCGTTCACTGATGTTGAGTTTCGCGGTGCTGCTTTTCCAATTGGTGGTGATGCAAATATGGATGGGCTAGTAACTATTCCCa ACATTCTGAGTCAATTTGGTTCAAATTTGGAAGGAATTTCTCATGGAATGGGATCGAAACGTGCTTTACCGGATTATCAGTTTAATGTTGCTGAAATTGGCGCAGAAACGGAAGACTTACCGCAGCAGGCTTTAGAGCTGGTGCACAGAATTCAACGATATATTGGCAGgtctttaaaaaacaaatgggCACTGATTACCATTGTTACAGGATCCGAAGAG TTCTGCGAGAAATGCGAGCCACCAAGTCGAACATCAATCCGCCGTGCGTTGGGAGTCTTACGCAGGGGTCTTCCACGCGCACTCATTGTGTTATTAGGCCCGGTGCACGTGGCATCGACCTACCGGCAGAATATTAATCTGATGCGACCTCGTTGCAAATGTCTCGAGAAGATGACTGGCAGCAATTACCGCAAATTGTTCGATGTCTGGAAAAGATATTTTGTTGAGTTCGAA acaGAATTTAATGTAGACAACGGTACATTTGGAGTTTTGTCCATTCCATCTCTAGCGATCCATTCCCGCAACCCGCAAACCCTCTTGGTACCCGGGAAACCGCTGCTCAATAGAAAAGGACACTCCTACGCGGCGAAATGGCTGTGGAATCGCCTCATCGCTGGTCCAAACTACAACATCTCGTTAATTGCTCTTTCTGAAGACACATACTATTGTCCATCCATCGGCTGTCCGTATATTCGAACAGTTCAGAATTTCAAGAAGTGTACGATAATGAAAGAGAGTGAGTGGCAGAGTAAAATTGCACATttgaaagaacaaaaaactggGAAACAAACAAGACAAGAAGTGATTAGGACCAATCTGGCTGGTGTTATATTGGTGATTCTGGGATTATCACTGTTAAGTGtttc catttttggaACATATTTCTATTGTCATGGAATGAAAGCTACGAAAGGCAGATTTGACTACGGACAAACACCGGAAGAAGGAGACgctgaaaaacttgaagaaaaatga
- the rund-1 gene encoding RUN domain-containing protein (Confirmed by transcript evidence) codes for MMNELEASDLLVELGQSLKKRASEDSKEIVDGLDFYDTMSETEWKSARLSSSHSDDIGSLNDALRVQQLEEEQERLNNSLFSLSSHFAQVQFRIKQMNEADPSDRLKLLSDLQKFAFKGCTDMNELQRLRSESESGNDVLDKQNERQKELLKQLREQVEDLERTAYENGEGELPSTDILKKQKAVLDKLREKIELNLDIDKMNQTEIQRQVDDALKQLVNPFKEKGQLVDQLQTQITDLERFVNFLQKENAENSNQTTPVRSMGSTPLSGAKSKNGSFLSGIIGCSTGRFQKNQLKNTLKGNHYGDERAHVQLAVDATQQVLEKYTLLTFDSATKGQLEEVQVENDEVFERSEEEVVTIVRKQLCLALKALLEHGMLSETVVHKRIPGLGCFVAKSSADEKSTSLSHIWDVILYFYNLKTGRDTTDAPVRKLSQSFKLDHVGGRSITSKQVLLTTIENIISTHARLKRSKDAHWKAFVSAALNEKKLPAWLRIIFRTRQVVEMCYNSWSYVARTGCEELYTLLEGLHKYSIHLPVDLALRPFEQIKDAF; via the exons atgatGAACGAGTTGGAAGCCAGCGACTTGCTAGTAGAGTTGGGTCAATCCTTAAAAAAGCGAGCGTCCGAAGATTCAAAAGAAATTGTGGATGGATTGGATTTTT atgACACAATGTCTGAAACTGAATGGAAAAGTGCTCGGTTGTCTTCTAGTCATAGTGATGATATTGG aagCTTAAACGATGCATTACGGGTACAACAATTGGAAGAAGAGCAGGAACGACTCAATAACTCGTTATTTTCCCTGAGCTCCCATTTTGCGCAGGTGCAGTTCCGGATAAAGCAAATGAATGAAGCGGACCCAAGCGATAGATTA AAGTTGCTCtctgatcttcaaaaatttgctttcAAGGGTTGCACAGACATGAACGAGCTGCAAAGGCTACGAAGTGAAAGTGAAAGTGGAAATGATGTACTAGACAAGCAAAATGAACGACAAAAAGAATTGCTAAAACAGCTCCGCGAGCAAGTAGAAGACTTGGAAAGGACTGCCTATGAAAATGGAGAAGGCGAGCTTCCAAGTACTgacattttgaagaaacag AAAGCCGTTCTGGATAAACTCCGCGAAAAAATCGAGTTAAATCTAGACATAGATAAAATGAACCAAACAGAAATACAACGGCAAGTAGATGATGCTCTGAAGCAACTTGTCAATCCGTTCAAAGAAAAGGGACAACTAGTAGACCAACTTCAGACTCAGATCACAGATTTGGAACGTTTTGTCAACTTTCTTCAGAAAGAgaatgctgaaaattcgaatcaaACTACACCGGTTCGG agcATGGGATCAACGCCGCTGTCTGGTGCCAAATCTAAAAACGGATCATTTTTAAGTGGAATCATCGGGTGCTCAACAGGaaggtttcagaaaaatcagctgaaaaatactttgaaagGAAATCATTATGG AGACGAACGGGCGCATGTGCAACTAGCAGTAGACGCCACACAACAAGTGCTGGAAAAATACACCCTACTGACATTCGACTCGGCAACAAAAGGCCAATTAGAAGAAGTTCAAGTAGAAAATGAC GAGGTCTTTGAACGATCTGAAGAGGAAGTGGTAACTATTGTCCGAAAGCAGCTGTGTCTTGCATTGAAAGCCCTTCTAGAGCATGGGATGCTCTCAGAAACAGTGGTGCACAAGCGGATACCGGGGTTAGGCTGTTTTGTCGCAAAAAGCTCGGCGGACGAGAAATCAACGTCATTGAGTCATATTTGGGATGTGATTTTatacttttataatttaaaaactggaaGAGACACCACAGATGCTCCTGTAAGAAAATTGAGTCAATCCTTTAAATTGGATCACGTCGGAGGAAGAAGCATAACTTCAAAACAG gttttgcTGACAACAATTGAAAACATCATCTCGACTCACGCAAGATTAAAAAGATCAAAAGATGCGCATTGGAAAGCATTTGTCTCAGCTGctttgaatgagaaaaaattaccTGCTTGGTTGAG GATCATATTTCGAACCCGACAAGTTGTCGAAATGTGCTACAACTCTTGGAGTTATGTTGCAAGAACAG GCTGTGAGGAACTCTACACACTTCTCGAAGGTCTTCACAAATATAGTATTCACTTACCGGTTGACTTGGCTTTGAGGCCATTCGAACAAATCAAAGACGCATTTTAG
- the T19D7.6 gene encoding LRRcap domain-containing protein (Confirmed by transcript evidence), giving the protein MPVHACVAHQIYQNSPISMKNEINSHVVLSGLCLTSIPSTVLKNRTRIEKLTLDNNVLTENSFNMPKFANLKELSVRNNKIRNLGVLLANIQKNCPNIEVLRVKNNPGIPEKFTEKEKMLISKVLKKLRVLNGLETHRQKRYSGCSTDSKTSSGSE; this is encoded by the exons ATG CCTGTACACGCCTGTGTTGCCCatcaaatttaccaaaattctccaatttctaTGAAGAATGAAATAAACTCACATGTTGTACTTTCAGGACTTTGTTTGAC TAGTATTCCAAGCACAGTTCTCAAAAACCGTACTCGTATAGAAAAACTCACATTGGACAACAATGTTCTTACTGAAAATTCTTTCAATATGCCAAAGTTCGCCAATCTTAAAGAACTTTCAGTCAGAAATAATAAG attcgaaACCTAGGAGTGCTTCTTGCaaacattcagaaaaattgtccCAATATAGAAGTGCTCCGAGTAAAAAACAATCCtggaattccagaaaaattcacagaaaaggA aaaaatgttgatttcaaaggttttgaaaaaactacgTGTGTTGAATGGTCTAGAAACACACCGCCAAAAACGTTATTCGGGATGCTCCACCGACTCGAAAACATCATCAGGGTCCGAGTGA
- the T19D7.5 gene encoding uncharacterized protein (Confirmed by transcript evidence) — protein sequence MSEDVQTVKPKRASELRLNVANFYNDQETRNLLLAEEAARTFNRDDYDQEFVGERVYECVIGSSVWRVSRSSLLALSLFCTIAVAVIVIAIVLLCTFITLSSSTEIPDDVTNEDVIGVINWLHYPIGDLALRRANYTRPHQK from the exons atgtcgGAGGATGTGCAAACTGTAAAGCCGAAAAGAGCATCAGAGTTGCGTTTGAACGTTGCCAACTTCTACAATGATCAGGAGACTCGGAACTTGTTATTGGCAGAAGAGGCCGCAAGAACTTTTAATAGAGATGACTATGACCAGGAATTCGTTGGAGAACGTGTTTATGAG TGTGTCATTGGCTCCTCTGTCTGGAGAGTTTCCCGGTCATCTCTTCTCgctctttctcttttctgcACTATAGCTGTGGCTGTAATTGTCATCGCAATTGTTCTTTTGTGCACATTCATCACATTGTCAAGCTCTACCGAG ATACCGGATGACGTTACAAATGAAGATGTCATTGGAGTTATCAATTGGCTTCATTACCCAATTGGCGATCTGGCACTGCGTCGAGCTAATTATACAAGACCTCATCAAAAATGA
- the lpr-7 gene encoding Lipocalin domain-containing protein (Confirmed by transcript evidence) produces the protein MRHNNGLYHATFYFFTIIIFFSFSPVNCQFLEIFGLSTGDAGTHDRGPFQDLATQSVGLMKYLQTVQKNPDNTLAKKLKNPLPSMNLVDGMPVVPGLLGSLPGAGSCLPRGSPLIKDKSPSFFQNILRNIPGAQDYLASLLPAPKVDVRALYGKFQWALDTPSVHNRYCATTEFMPQAESGNSSAFSLQEKFRAGSVDAGEKVAFGYGIIHHERTYVYMQDDPCPYQIVVVGPINKQHNQYEYLILSNWARFPMIGLVRDLRKFYKEYKDQVETDLEKAGFMDDVTGSNPIHYADWSQCKKATPYNYLTNVLTDLFG, from the exons ATGCGGCATAATAATGGTCTATATCACGCAACGTTCTACTTCTttactattattatttttttttcgttctcaCCTGTAAACtgtcagtttttggaaatatttggtTTGTCTACTGGAGATGCGGGAACTCATGATAGGGGTCCGTTTCAGGATCTGGCTAC tcaATCGGTCGGTCTCATGAAATACCTGCAAACAGTGCAGAAGAATCCAGACAACACTCTAGCCAAAAA ATTGAAAAACCCATTACCTTCTATGAATTTGGTAGATGGAATGCCTGTTGTGCCAGGTCTTTTGGGAAGTTTACCAGGAGCCGGATCGTGTTTGCCACGTGGATCACCGCTTATTAAGGACAA gTCACCAAGCTTCTTCCAAAATATCTTGCGCAACATACCGGGCGCTCAGGATTATCTGGCCAGTTTATTGCCCGCGCCAAAAGTCGACGTCAGGGCTTTGTATGGCAAGTTCCAGTGG GCTCTGGACACTCCATCTGTTCATAATCGGTATTGCGCTACAACTGAGT TCATGCCCCAAGCAGAATCGGGAAATTCGTCAGCTTTCAGTTTGCAGGAAAAGTTCAGAGCAGGAAGTGTAGATGCGGGGGAGAAA gTTGCATTTGGATACGGAATAATTCATCACGAGAGAACATATGTCTATATGCAGGATGATCCGTGTCCAT atcaaattgTAGTAGTTGGCCCAATAAATAAGCAACACAACCAGTATGAATACCTAATTCTCTCAAATTGGGCTCGTTTCCCAATGATTGGTTTAGTTCGAGATTTGAGAAAGTTCTATAAAGAGTACAAGGATCAAGTGGAGACCGATTTGGAAAAAGCCGGATTCATGGATGATGTCACAGG aagcaaCCCTATTCATTACGCCGACTGGTCACAGTGCAAAAAAGCAACTCCATACAATTATCTTACAAATGTTCTCACTGATCTTTTTGGGTAA
- the Y9C12A.1 gene encoding Tumor protein p53-inducible protein 11 (Confirmed by transcript evidence) → MNEISLVAEKFYDVLDEQLLENMRDEKLKVGTPTDDTIVSRKQSASDLQSRLKTRKLLGVGELAGDNGEVYKSKISQLLGINESLYVRLPRGMFVWNTLNSLYFLLIGTICLVLPRLGIYLDHGIEQIPPEALVIVRYYGVTLVSFGILFKFILQQRETRADIALLLLVTAVFHIIVLIVSTASHGLVAWWSGTLRLLLILGNIFYHAFVDGQGGLHRQLIRVIEDSSFLFASPVQEKKSIVGVVEDLVDNFDAKKTE, encoded by the exons ATGAATGAGATTAGTTTGGTAGCTGAGAAGTTCTACGACGTTTTGGACGAGCAGTTGCTTGAAAATATgagagatgaaaaattgaaagttggaACACCGACTGATGATACTATTGTCAGTAGAAAGCAGTCTGCAAGCGATCTACAAAGTCGTCTCAAGACAAGGAAGCTGCTTGGTGTCGGAGAATTGGCTGGTGACAATGGAGAAGTCTACAAATCAAAA atttcccaACTACTGGGTATAAACGAGTCACTGTATGTTCGTCTGCCACGAGGAATGTTTGTATGGAACACCTTGAACTCGCTGTATTTTCTCCTGATTGGTACAATT tgCCTAGTCCTACCCCGTCTTGGCATATACCTGGATCACGGAATTGAACAAATTCCGCCGGAAGCCCTAGTCATTGTTCGCTACTATGGCGTCACTCTAGTTTCATTCGGAATTCTCTTCaa gtttatATTGCAACAACGAGAAACGCGCGCTGATATTGCACTTCTTTTGCTCGTCACTGCGGTTTTTCATATAATTGTACTTATAG TATCAACGGCCTCTCATGGATTAGTGGCATGGTGGTCAGGCACTCTTCGTCTGTTGCTCATTCTGGGCAACATCTTCTATCACGCATTTGTTGATGGGCAAG GAGGCCTCCATCGCCAGTTGATCCGTGTCATTGAAGACTCTTCGTTCTTGTTTGCTTCGCCAGTTCAGGAAAAAAAGTCGATTGTCGGGGTAGTCGAAGACTTGGTCGATAACTTTGACGCCAAAAAAAcggaataa
- the lgc-32 gene encoding Neurotransmitter-gated ion-channel ligand-binding domain-containing protein (Confirmed by transcript evidence) — MKYRIWILLIFIPIVVLCDDCTSDEDVIADLLGRNSHSSGEIVIKSNYKIAKWLYNSVAHELSTEGFFEMSWTNTTLDFTNLNACHKTVRIKSLLHIFWLPHVYFPFSYNLEESRNLYNIEIHESGNITLSKRLKQSIPCKEQSDSHPFSNNTCTLSWKYTNLDNYQKIVIEPSNLMDSVEREHSRQFILKDVTFESSGDDEQRLHYTITQTPQYLLLHFFFPALLFLIPPWLSLLLGPMAITRCIILMTSLILLSNHYDRNVTVFPIDASLNAISIWQLFTYIYVIGIVIELIIITLFASMGRSKTCCFAKRRSAKYEMEPLYEEMNDLRQRKTRKTRNCCRKAALFVDIASFIFFGLILVLFCYGFYTQRDSAVKMIHEFDMESLNIF, encoded by the exons ATGAAGTATCGCATTTGGATACTGTTGATTTTTATCCCAATAGTAGTATTATGCGATGATTGCACAAGTGATGAAGATGTGATTGCTGATCTCTTAGGAAGAAATTCACATTCTTCTG gtgaaattGTGATAAAGTCGAACTATAAGATTGCCAAATGGTTGTACAATTCAGTAGCGCACGAGTTGAGCACagaaggtttttttgaaatgagttGGACT aataccACTTTGGATTTTACCAATCTCAACGCCTGCCACAAAACTGTCCGGATCA aaagtttactccacattttttggttGCCCCATGTATATTTTCCTTTCTCGTATAATCTCGAAGAAAGTCGTAATTTATACAACATAGAAATCCATGAAAGTGGTAACATTACTTTGTCAAAAAG ATTAAAGCAAAGTATCCCTTGTAAGGAACAATCTGATAGCCATCCATTCAGCAATAACACGTGTACATTGAGCTGGAAGTACACAAATCTGGATAATTATCAGAAAATCGTCATTGAACCTTCAAACTTGATGGATTCAGTTGAAAGAGAGCATAGTCGGCAGTTCATACTCAAAGACGTTACTTTTGAATCATCAGGAGATGATGAACAACGATTGCATTATACTATCACACAGACACCACAATATCTTctattacattttttcttcCCGGCATTGTTGTTTTTAATTCCGCC ttggtTATCCCTCCTACTTGGACCAATGGCAATTACCCGGTGTATCATCTTGATGACGTCACTAATTCTATTGTCCAACCACTATGATCGAAATGTGACTGTATTTCCAATTGATGCAAGTTTAAATGCAATTTCCATCTGGCAACTGTTCACTTATATCTACGTCATCGGAATCGTGATAGAACTAATTATCATAACACTTTTCGCAAGCATGGGACGATCAAAAACGTGTTGTTTCGCAAAACGGAGGTCTGCGAAATATGAAATGGAGCCACTTTATGAAGAAATGAATGACTTGagacaaagaaaaacaag AAAAACCAGAAACTGTTGCCGTAAAGCTGCATTATTTGTGGATATTGCTAGCTTCATCTTTTTTGGACTGATCTTGGTTCTATTCTGTTACGGATTTTATACACAACGTGACTCTGCCGTAAAAATGATCCATGAGTTTGATATGGaatctttaaatattttctaa